In Rhodococcus sp. OK302, one genomic interval encodes:
- a CDS encoding acyl-CoA dehydrogenase family protein, whose protein sequence is MQRNIFNDDHDAFRDSVRQFIAKEIVPNLADWEEAGCIPRDFYRKTAEIGINGLQVPEEFGGGGIDSFLFNTVVYEEIGYAAASLGGFQVHLNTVLPYFLEYANDEQRNRWFPGFADGGLVSAIAMTEPGIGSDLAGVTTTAVREGDDYILNGSKTFITGGINADLVIVVARTSRNAENRRSGLSLIVVEAGMEGFSRGRNLHKIGMKSSDTAELLFENVRVPARNILGEEGNAFSMLAHNLPQERLSIAITAQATATAAVDLAIDYARERVVFGKPLTDFQNTKFVLADCATELAAGQALIDQALVALDAGTLSPADAAKTKLFCTEVQARVIDKCLQIHGGYGYMSEYPIARLYTDARVTRIFGGTSEVMKSVISKSMGL, encoded by the coding sequence ATGCAACGCAACATTTTCAACGACGACCACGACGCGTTCCGGGACTCGGTGCGCCAGTTCATCGCCAAGGAGATCGTGCCCAACCTCGCGGACTGGGAGGAAGCCGGTTGCATTCCCCGTGACTTCTACCGGAAAACGGCGGAGATCGGTATCAACGGCCTTCAGGTACCCGAAGAATTCGGTGGTGGAGGAATCGACAGCTTCCTGTTCAATACGGTTGTCTACGAGGAGATCGGTTACGCTGCTGCGTCACTCGGAGGCTTCCAGGTGCACCTCAACACCGTACTTCCGTACTTCCTGGAATATGCGAACGACGAGCAGCGCAACCGCTGGTTCCCGGGTTTCGCGGACGGCGGCCTGGTCAGTGCCATCGCGATGACCGAACCGGGAATCGGTTCGGATCTGGCCGGCGTGACGACTACCGCAGTAAGGGAGGGTGACGACTACATCCTCAACGGCAGTAAGACGTTCATTACCGGCGGCATCAATGCCGACCTGGTGATTGTGGTTGCACGTACCTCACGCAATGCCGAAAATCGGCGTAGTGGCCTGTCGTTGATCGTGGTCGAGGCGGGCATGGAGGGATTCAGTCGGGGACGCAATCTCCACAAGATCGGCATGAAGTCGAGTGACACTGCCGAACTGCTCTTCGAGAATGTTCGAGTCCCGGCACGAAACATCCTCGGGGAGGAGGGAAACGCGTTCTCCATGCTGGCGCACAACCTGCCGCAGGAACGCCTCTCGATCGCCATCACCGCTCAGGCGACCGCGACCGCAGCGGTCGACCTTGCCATCGACTATGCGCGGGAACGCGTTGTTTTCGGTAAGCCGCTCACAGACTTCCAGAACACGAAATTTGTTCTCGCGGACTGCGCGACAGAACTTGCAGCCGGTCAGGCATTGATCGACCAGGCTCTGGTCGCGCTCGATGCCGGCACGCTCAGCCCCGCAGACGCAGCGAAGACGAAGCTGTTCTGCACCGAGGTGCAGGCGCGGGTAATCGACAAGTGTCTGCAGATCCACGGTGGTTACGGCTACATGAGCGAATACCCCATCGCGCGTCTGTACACCGATGCCCGCGTCACCCGAATCTTCGGTGGCACAAGCGAAGTAATGAAAAGTGTTATCTCGAAGTCGATGGGACTGTAA
- a CDS encoding SDR family NAD(P)-dependent oxidoreductase: protein MHIKEINAVVTGGASGLGLATATRLVESGATVTLLDLPQSPGAEQAQALGPAANFVATDVTDSESVAAAFASAAEWGPVRAVVHCAGRGRPMRILTKEGKAAPLEPFESVVNLNVIGTFNVLRYAAETMATNELLEGDRGVCVLTASVAAFEGQIGQINYATSKAGIVGMTLPAARDLAGVAIRVCTIAPGVFATPLLLNARDDIREALASSVPHPRRLGDPAEFAALAEHIIENGMLNGETIRLDGAIRMGPR, encoded by the coding sequence ATGCACATCAAAGAAATCAATGCAGTCGTCACCGGTGGGGCCTCCGGGCTCGGCCTGGCCACGGCCACTCGGTTGGTCGAATCCGGGGCTACCGTAACCCTTCTCGACCTTCCCCAGTCGCCCGGTGCCGAGCAAGCGCAGGCCCTCGGCCCGGCGGCCAACTTTGTGGCTACCGACGTGACCGATTCAGAGTCTGTCGCAGCGGCTTTCGCGAGTGCGGCAGAATGGGGACCGGTCCGGGCAGTAGTACATTGCGCCGGCCGTGGACGTCCGATGCGGATCCTCACCAAGGAAGGAAAGGCCGCCCCGCTGGAACCCTTCGAATCCGTCGTGAACCTGAACGTGATCGGCACATTCAACGTGCTGCGGTATGCGGCCGAGACGATGGCCACCAACGAACTACTCGAAGGTGACCGCGGCGTGTGCGTCTTGACGGCATCCGTTGCGGCGTTCGAAGGTCAGATCGGGCAGATCAACTACGCTACGTCCAAGGCGGGTATCGTCGGCATGACGTTGCCGGCAGCCAGAGATCTTGCCGGCGTGGCTATTCGAGTCTGCACAATTGCCCCGGGGGTGTTCGCCACACCGCTGCTCCTCAATGCGAGGGACGATATTCGTGAAGCCTTGGCGTCGTCGGTCCCGCATCCGCGTAGGCTCGGCGACCCCGCAGAATTTGCGGCACTGGCGGAGCACATTATCGAGAACGGAATGCTCAACGGCGAAACTATCCGCTTGGACGGTGCCATCCGAATGGGTCCGCGTTGA
- a CDS encoding crotonase/enoyl-CoA hydratase family protein: MTEASVLTEAVGSVLVITLNRPKVRNAVDSVVAHAIARAVDRLESDPSLRVGVIAGSGGFFSAGMDLKAFLRGESPRVEGRGFAGLVEAPPTKPLIAAVDGPALAGGFEIALAADLIVASPTSTFGLPEVRRGLVAAAGGLTRLPGRIPRAVAIEMALTGKAMTAVELQPFGLVNRLAPEGAVLQAAIELAEEIAANGPLAVRASKRVIDESPAWAPAEAFARAREIVMPVFDSNDAREGASAFAAGRAPIWTAT; encoded by the coding sequence ATGACGGAGGCATCGGTACTGACCGAAGCTGTCGGCTCGGTGCTCGTGATCACTCTGAATCGTCCGAAGGTCCGTAACGCGGTCGACAGTGTGGTTGCTCATGCGATCGCTCGAGCTGTCGACCGGCTGGAATCAGACCCTTCTCTGCGCGTTGGAGTGATTGCCGGATCCGGCGGTTTCTTCTCCGCTGGAATGGATTTGAAGGCATTTCTACGTGGGGAGAGCCCGCGTGTCGAGGGTCGCGGTTTTGCAGGGCTAGTGGAGGCTCCACCGACCAAGCCGCTGATCGCGGCGGTCGATGGTCCTGCATTGGCCGGTGGATTCGAGATCGCTCTGGCCGCCGATTTGATAGTTGCTTCGCCGACGTCGACCTTCGGGCTTCCGGAAGTTCGGCGTGGGCTGGTGGCTGCAGCTGGTGGATTGACCAGGCTTCCCGGACGGATTCCGCGGGCCGTGGCGATCGAGATGGCGCTCACCGGAAAGGCAATGACTGCAGTCGAATTGCAACCTTTCGGACTGGTTAATCGCCTCGCTCCGGAGGGCGCGGTACTTCAGGCGGCCATCGAACTCGCCGAGGAGATTGCCGCCAACGGCCCACTTGCCGTACGAGCCAGCAAGCGCGTGATCGACGAGTCTCCGGCGTGGGCGCCGGCCGAGGCGTTTGCCCGGGCACGCGAGATCGTGATGCCCGTTTTCGATTCGAACGATGCCCGTGAAGGCGCTTCGGCTTTTGCTGCGGGACGCGCGCCGATCTGGACTGCGACGTGA
- a CDS encoding thiolase family protein, with product MRDAVVVEAVRSPVGRRKGQLAEVHPVDLSATVLNALIERVGISADAVDDVLWGCVGQVGEQAGNIARNAVLAAGWPEHVAGTTIERQCGSSQQALHFAAAGVISGQYDIAVAGGVESMTRIPMGSARRVGLGSAYTDAILKRYHGVEFNQGLGAETLAARYDLSRSWLDEYSLESHSRAARAIDEGRFDRQIASIPLPDGTKFSTDEGIRRGSTAEKLGQIKPSFVEDGRITAGNSSQISDGAAALLVMTSERAKELGLVPLARVHTATVIGDDPVTMLAGPIPATARVLERAGLQLEDIGAFEVNEAFASVVGAWMRATGARADRVNVNGGAIAIGHPLGGSGARIATTLVHHLRDEGVRYGLQTMCEGGGMANATIFENLSAKS from the coding sequence ATGCGTGATGCTGTAGTGGTAGAGGCTGTTCGGAGTCCGGTGGGGCGTCGGAAGGGGCAACTTGCGGAGGTCCATCCCGTGGACCTGTCGGCGACGGTACTGAACGCGTTGATCGAACGGGTCGGGATCAGTGCCGACGCAGTCGATGACGTCCTGTGGGGCTGCGTCGGGCAGGTCGGGGAACAGGCGGGGAACATCGCGCGTAATGCAGTTCTGGCTGCGGGATGGCCGGAACATGTGGCTGGAACGACGATCGAAAGGCAATGTGGATCGAGTCAGCAGGCACTGCATTTTGCTGCGGCCGGGGTGATTTCGGGTCAGTACGACATTGCCGTTGCCGGCGGTGTCGAGTCCATGACTCGTATTCCGATGGGGTCTGCGCGCAGAGTCGGCCTCGGCAGCGCCTACACCGACGCGATCCTGAAGCGGTACCACGGAGTGGAGTTCAATCAAGGGTTGGGAGCTGAAACTCTTGCTGCCCGATACGATCTCAGCAGATCCTGGCTGGACGAGTACAGCCTCGAATCGCACAGCCGCGCTGCGCGGGCGATCGATGAGGGGCGCTTCGACCGCCAGATTGCGTCGATTCCACTGCCCGACGGAACAAAATTCTCCACCGACGAAGGAATCCGCCGGGGATCGACGGCGGAGAAGCTGGGGCAGATCAAGCCCTCGTTCGTCGAAGACGGCCGGATCACTGCCGGAAACTCGTCGCAAATTTCGGACGGTGCCGCTGCGCTGCTGGTGATGACGAGCGAACGTGCAAAAGAACTCGGACTCGTGCCGTTGGCGCGGGTGCATACCGCCACGGTGATCGGCGACGATCCGGTCACCATGCTGGCCGGTCCGATTCCGGCGACGGCCCGAGTGCTCGAACGGGCTGGTCTGCAACTCGAGGACATCGGTGCCTTCGAAGTCAACGAAGCGTTCGCCAGTGTTGTCGGGGCGTGGATGCGTGCGACAGGTGCCCGGGCCGACCGTGTGAATGTCAACGGCGGCGCAATCGCGATCGGCCACCCGCTCGGAGGTTCGGGTGCTCGGATCGCTACGACGCTGGTGCATCACCTGCGTGACGAAGGAGTTCGCTACGGACTCCAGACCATGTGTGAGGGTGGCGGTATGGCGAATGCAACGATCTTCGAGAACCTGAGCGCGAAGAGCTGA
- a CDS encoding CaiB/BaiF CoA transferase family protein codes for MTDQPLDGVRVIDFGQFIAAPAAAQVLVDLGADVIKVEPIHGEAARGIGPHGDAMLQTYNRNKRDIAVDLKDPRGQEIARQLIAGADIVLQNLRPGVMDSFGLGADDVRLRNPEIVYATVSGFGLHGPSKFRAGLDIAAQAESGLMWVTGEADGEPQKVGSQIVDAATAYVCAQAILGAYIRRLRTGEGDTVEVSLLEVAIHLQAPNWGAYLTTGQEPKRRGNGQPTVAPAADIMPTQDGSLVLSAYSEIHFRRLCDLLGRSELADDPRFANNKARVENRTAMLAELHSVFATMTSDEAMGLLTPNGVVAGKINTYAEAMRSPDVEASGIFIEVSQPDGVSVTTLGTPWHLASIPKPPTAGTPNLGQHTGELLLELGYAAETISALAADGVIALH; via the coding sequence ATGACAGACCAGCCTTTGGACGGAGTCCGCGTCATCGACTTCGGGCAGTTCATCGCAGCTCCGGCAGCCGCGCAGGTACTCGTAGACCTGGGAGCCGATGTCATCAAGGTCGAGCCCATTCACGGCGAGGCAGCTCGAGGCATCGGACCTCACGGCGACGCGATGTTGCAGACGTACAACCGCAACAAGCGCGACATCGCAGTCGATCTGAAAGACCCCCGTGGACAAGAGATTGCGCGGCAGTTGATTGCGGGTGCAGATATCGTCTTGCAGAATCTCCGGCCCGGTGTGATGGATTCGTTCGGACTCGGAGCCGACGACGTGCGATTGAGGAATCCGGAGATCGTCTACGCGACGGTCAGTGGCTTCGGACTGCACGGCCCTTCGAAATTCCGTGCCGGGCTGGATATCGCCGCGCAGGCCGAGAGTGGTCTGATGTGGGTGACTGGAGAAGCCGACGGGGAACCGCAGAAGGTTGGATCCCAAATCGTAGATGCTGCAACTGCTTACGTGTGTGCTCAGGCGATTCTCGGTGCATACATCCGGCGATTGCGTACGGGTGAGGGTGACACCGTGGAGGTGTCGCTGCTCGAGGTGGCTATCCACCTTCAGGCTCCGAATTGGGGGGCGTACCTCACGACGGGGCAGGAGCCGAAGCGTCGGGGAAACGGGCAACCGACCGTCGCGCCGGCCGCGGACATCATGCCGACCCAGGACGGAAGTCTTGTCCTCTCCGCATACTCCGAGATTCACTTCCGGCGACTGTGCGATTTGCTGGGCCGATCGGAACTTGCGGACGATCCGCGATTCGCCAATAACAAAGCGCGCGTGGAGAACCGTACAGCGATGCTCGCGGAACTACATTCCGTGTTCGCGACTATGACAAGCGACGAAGCGATGGGCTTGCTCACGCCAAACGGCGTCGTCGCCGGCAAGATCAATACTTACGCCGAAGCGATGCGGAGTCCGGACGTCGAGGCGTCGGGGATCTTCATCGAGGTGAGTCAACCGGACGGCGTATCGGTCACCACCCTCGGCACTCCGTGGCACCTTGCCAGCATTCCGAAGCCTCCCACCGCCGGAACGCCCAACCTCGGCCAGCACACCGGAGAACTTCTTCTCGAACTCGGCTACGCGGCGGAGACCATTTCCGCACTCGCTGCTGACGGCGTGATCGCACTGCACTGA
- a CDS encoding ammonium transporter has protein sequence MPATIDAGATAWLLVSTALVLLMTPGLALFYGGMVRSTGVLNMIMMSFVSIALVTVAWLFVGYSLVFGDDHGGIIGGLEHLGMAGIDPSTVHGNVPEVLFATFQLTFAILTAALISGAIADRAKFSAWMIFVPIWSLLVYAPVAHWVWNPQGWLARMGALDYAGGLVVEIVSGASGLALALVLGQRMGFKAESMRPHNLPFVLLGVGLLWFGWFGFNAGSALAADGMAAQIFLNTLVAGCTGLLGWLFVEQNRDGHPTTFGAASGVVAGLVAITPSCGTVNMFGATIIGLVAGIVCSYAVSWKHKLGYDDSLDVVGVHLVGGIIGSLMIGLLATAVMTGGPEGLFLGGGFTQLGKQFVGVVVVALYAFGVTYGLGKLIDKTFGFRISREDEARGIDVALHAESAYEHGVLGHGPIGGQNPSPFLQRAKDDRERD, from the coding sequence GTGCCCGCCACCATCGACGCCGGAGCAACCGCCTGGCTGCTCGTCAGTACCGCCCTCGTTCTTCTGATGACACCGGGACTTGCCCTGTTCTACGGTGGCATGGTCCGTTCAACCGGCGTGCTGAACATGATCATGATGAGCTTCGTCTCCATCGCGCTCGTCACCGTGGCCTGGTTGTTCGTGGGCTACAGCCTGGTATTCGGCGACGATCACGGCGGCATCATCGGAGGCCTCGAACACCTCGGTATGGCGGGCATCGACCCGTCGACCGTGCACGGGAACGTTCCGGAAGTGCTGTTCGCAACCTTCCAACTGACCTTCGCGATCCTGACCGCAGCACTGATCAGCGGGGCGATCGCGGACCGTGCGAAGTTCTCCGCCTGGATGATCTTCGTCCCGATCTGGTCGCTGCTCGTCTACGCACCCGTCGCCCATTGGGTGTGGAATCCTCAGGGCTGGCTGGCCCGGATGGGAGCACTCGACTACGCGGGTGGCCTCGTCGTCGAAATCGTCTCCGGTGCGTCGGGCCTCGCACTGGCCCTGGTCCTCGGCCAGCGCATGGGCTTCAAGGCCGAGTCGATGCGTCCGCACAACCTCCCGTTCGTCCTGCTCGGCGTCGGATTGCTCTGGTTCGGCTGGTTCGGTTTCAATGCCGGCTCCGCGCTCGCCGCCGACGGCATGGCCGCACAGATCTTCCTCAACACCCTGGTCGCAGGTTGCACCGGCCTACTCGGCTGGTTGTTCGTCGAACAGAATCGCGACGGCCACCCCACCACCTTCGGCGCCGCGTCGGGCGTCGTCGCCGGCCTGGTCGCCATCACACCGTCCTGCGGAACCGTCAACATGTTCGGTGCCACGATCATCGGTTTGGTTGCCGGAATCGTCTGCTCGTACGCGGTGAGTTGGAAGCACAAACTCGGCTACGACGACTCCCTCGACGTAGTCGGTGTCCACCTCGTCGGCGGCATCATCGGATCGTTGATGATCGGATTACTTGCGACGGCCGTCATGACCGGTGGACCGGAAGGACTGTTCCTCGGCGGCGGATTCACGCAACTGGGCAAGCAGTTCGTCGGCGTCGTCGTGGTCGCGCTCTACGCCTTCGGTGTCACCTACGGCCTCGGGAAACTCATCGACAAAACCTTCGGTTTCCGCATTTCGCGGGAAGACGAAGCCCGAGGAATCGACGTCGCTCTGCACGCGGAGTCCGCCTACGAGCACGGTGTCCTCGGCCACGGTCCCATCGGCGGCCAGAATCCCAGCCCGTTCCTGCAGCGCGCCAAGGACGACCGCGAACGCGACTGA